Genomic segment of Clostridium sp. Marseille-P299:
GGTTGTGGTGGTTTTTCCTTCTCCTGCAGGAGTTGGATTAATCGCCGTTACTAAAACTAATTTACCATCTTCTCTATCTTTTACACTTTCCCATAACTCATCGGTCAATTTCGCTTTGTATTTCCCGTAAAACTCCAAATCATCTTCTTTTATTTCAAGTTGTTTTGCTACATCACTAATGTGCTTCATTTTCGCTGCTTGCGCGATTTCTATATCTGTTTTCATACGAATCTCCTCCTAACGTTAATGAACGTTTTTATTCATTAACACCATTATAACAAAAAAATACAAGAAATGAAGTACAATTCTTATTATATATTTTTCAGCTTATTATAAATGAAACTAATAACTTGTCTTTTTATTTCTTTATTACCATGATACTAACCTAACAACTTTTATTCCATATTTCTTCATTATCTATTCTTTCATATCTCTTCATTATCACAAAACTATCATTTTTTTCTTCAATTGATATCAAATCCTACACAACCTTGTATTTCTAACCACCATTCTATATAATAAAAGTAGCACTCATACATTATCTTTTCACTGGAGGAAAAAATGAAATACAATACAATTATCTTTGATTTAGATGGTACCTTACTTGATACCTTAGAAGATTTAAAAAATAGTGTAAATTATACATTGGAGCAATTTAATTATCCAATAAGAACTTTATCAGAAGTACGCAATTTCATTGGAAATGGTGTAAAAGTCTTGCTTACTAGATCTTTTCCTGCAAACAGCACTCCAGAAATGATAGAAGAAGCTCTTATTATATTCCGTAACCACTATGCAAAGCATATGTATGATAATACTTGTCTTTACCCTGGAATTTCTGAATTACTAACACATTTAAAAGAATCGAACTATCGACTGGCTATTGTATCAAATAAACTTGATAGTGCCGTAAAAGAATTAAATGAACGCTTTTTTAAAGACTTCATAAATTTATCCATCGGTACAAGTGAGAATGCGAAAAAGCCAGATCCATACCATGTACTTGAAGCAATGAAACTACTTGGTTCTACCATAGAGGATAGCATTTAC
This window contains:
- a CDS encoding HAD family hydrolase; the encoded protein is MKYNTIIFDLDGTLLDTLEDLKNSVNYTLEQFNYPIRTLSEVRNFIGNGVKVLLTRSFPANSTPEMIEEALIIFRNHYAKHMYDNTCLYPGISELLTHLKESNYRLAIVSNKLDSAVKELNERFFKDFINLSIGTSENAKKPDPYHVLEAMKLLGSTIEDSIYIGDSDVDIETAKNAGIPCVGVSWGFRGREFLEAHHADFVIDEPSELIQLLKR